The window CAGCGGCGGCCGGGTCGGCGGCGAGCTTCACACCGCCCGCCTTGCCGCGTCCTCCGGTCTTCACCTGCGCCTTGACCACGACCCGTCCGCCGAGGCGGCGTGCGATCTCGCGGGCTTCCTTGGCCGAGTCCGTCACCTCGGCCCGAGGCACCAAGATGCCGTGTTCTTCGAAGAGTTCCCTTGCCTGGTGTTCGTACAGGTCCATTCCGGCTCCCTGTCTGAAAGTGCCGCACGCCCCCTGGACACCACCCACCGGATGCGGGATAACAAGCTTCATACAGTATTCGTCGACTGTATGCAATGTACCGCGAGCCGTTCCAACCCCCTACGAAGGGACAGGACTTCGCCATGCCCGACGACACCCAGGACCTGATTTCCGGTGGTCATCTCGTAGCCAAGGCACTGAAGGCCGAGGGGGTCGACCGCATCTACACGCTGTGCGGCGGCCACATCATCGACATCTACGACGGCTGCGTCGACGAGGGCATCGAGGTCGTCGACGTACGCCACGAACAGGTCGCCGCCCACGCCGCCGACGGCTACGCGCGCATCACCGGCAAGCCCGGCTGCGCCGTGGTCACCGCCGGACCGGGCACGACCGACGCCGTCACCGGCGTCGCCAACGCCTTCCGCGCCGAGTCCCCCATGCTGCTGATCGGCGGTCAGGGGGCCCTCACCCAGCACAAGATGGGGTCCCTCCAGGACCTGCCGCACGTCGACATGATGAACCCCATCACCAAGTTCGCCGCGACCGTGCCGGACACGGCGCGTGCGGCGGACCTGGTCTCCATGGCGTTCCGCGAGTGCTTCCACGGCGCGCCCGGTCCCTCCTTCCTGGAGATCCCGCGCGATGTACTGGACGCCAAGGTGCCAGCGGCCAAGGCACGGGTGCCGCAGTCCGGCGCCTACCGTGCCTCGACCCGCTCGTCCGGTGACCCCGAGGCGATCGAGAGGCTCGCCGACCTGCTGGTGCACGCCGAGAAGCCGGCCATCCTGCTCGGCAGCCAGGTGTGGACGACCCGGGGCACCGAATCGGCCATCGACCTGGTGCGCACCCTGAACATCCCGGCGTACATGAACGGCGCCGGACGTGGCACCCTCCCACCCGGCGACCCGCACCACTTCCAGCTCTCGCGCCGGTACGCCTTCTCCAACGCCGACGTGATCGTCATCGTCGGCACGCCCTTCGACTTCCGCATGGGCTATGGCAAGCGCCTCTCGCCGGAGGCGACCGTCGTGCAGATCGACCTCGACTACCGCACGGTCGGCAAGAACCGCGACATCGACCTCGGCATCGTGGGCGACGCCGGGCTGGTGCTCAAAGCCGTGACCGAGGCGGCCTCCGGACGCGTCAACGGCGGTGCGTCCAGGCGCAAGGAGTGGCTGGACGAACTGCGCGCCGCCGAGCAGACCGCTCTGGAGAAGCGGCTGCCGAGCCTGCGGTCGGACGCCTCGCCCATCCACCCGTACCGCCTGGTCAGCGAGATCAACGACTTCCTCACCGAGGACTCGATCTACATCGGCGACGGCGGCGACATCGTCACCTTCTCCGGGCAGGTCGTGCAGCCCAAGTCACCCGGGCACTGGATGGACCCCGGTCCCCTGGGCACGCTCGGCGTCGGCGTCCCCTTCGTGCTCGCGGCCAAGCAGGCGCGGCCCGACAAGGAGGTCGTCGCGCTCTTCGGCGACGGCGCGTTCTCCCTCACCGGCTGGGACTTCGAGACTCTCGTCCGCTACGACCTCCCCTTCGTCGGCATCGTCGGCAACAACTCCTCCATGAACCAGATCCGCTACGGCCAGTCCGCCAAGTACGGAAAGGACCGCGAGCGGATCGGCAACACCCTCGGCGACGTCCACTACGACAAGTTCGCCCAGATGCTGGGCGGTTACGGCGAGGAGGTCCGCGACCCCGCCGACATCGGCCCGGCCCTGCGGCGCGCCCGCGAGTCCGGCAAGCCGTCCCTGATCAACGTCTGGGTCGACCCCGACGCGTACGCCCCCGGAACCATGAACCAGACCATGTACAAGTGAGGTGCCCCGATGACTGCTCCGTCCACCAAGGCCCTCGAAGGCATCCGCGTCCTGGACATGACCCACGTCCAGTCCGGGCCCTCCGCGACCCAGCTGCTCGCCTGGCTCGGCGCGGACGTCGTCAAGCTGGAGGCGCCGACCGGTGACATCACGCGCAAGCAGCTGCGTGACCTGCCGGACGTCGACTCCCTGTACTTCACGATGCTCAACTGCAACAAGCGGAGCATCACCCTCAACACCAAGACCGAACGCGGCAAGGAGATCCTCACCGAGCTGATCCGGCGCTCCGATGTCATGGTCGAGAACTTCGGACCGGGCGCGGTCGACCGGATGGGCTTCACCTGGGACCGCATCCAGGAGATCAATCCACGGATCGTCTATGCCTCCATCAAGGGGTTCGGCGAAGGCCCGTACACCAAGTTCAAGGCGTACGAGGTCGTCGCGCAGGCCATGGGCGGGTCGATGTCGACCACCGGTTTCGAGGACGGGCCGCCGCTGGCGACGGGAGCCCAGATCGGGGACTCGGGGACGGGTGTGCACGCCGTGGCGGGGATTCTCGCGGCGCTGTTCCAGCGGGAGAACACCGGGCGCGGTCAGCGGGTCAACGTGGCCATGCAGCATGCCGTCCTCAACCTCTGCCGGGTGAAGCTGAGGGACCAGCAGCGGCTGGCCCATGGCCCGCTCCGTGAATATCCCAACGACGACTTCGGCACGGAGGTTCCCAGGTCCGGAAACGCGTCCGGCGGCGGCCAGCCCGGCTGGGCGGTCAAGTGCGCGCCGGGCGGCCCGAACGACTACGTGTACGTCATCGTGCAGCCCGTCGGCTGGCAGCCGATCAGCGAGCTCATCGGCCGGCCCGAACTGGCCGAGGACCCCGAGTGGGCGACGCCCGAGGCGCGGCTGCCCAAGCTGAACAAGATGTTCCAGCTGATCGAGGAGTGGTCCTCGACGCTGCCCAAGTGGGAGGTGCTGGAGCGGCTCAACGCGCACAACATCCCGTGCGGACCGATCCTGTCCACCCGGGAGATCATCGAGGACCGGTCGCTGGTCGCCAACGAGATGGTCGTCACCGTGCCGCACCCGCAGCGGGGCGAGTTCGTGACCGTCGGCAGCCCGCTCAAGCTGTCCGACTCCCCCGTCGAGGTGACCGGTTCACCGCTGCTCGGCGAGCACAACGAAGAGGTCTACGTCGGCGAACTCGGCCTCGGCGACGAGGAAGTACGCCTGCTCAAGTCGAACGGAGTGATCTGACGTGATGGCAGAAGACCGCCTCCTGCGGGTGCGCGGCCTCCTCGACTCCGTGCGGGCCGAGGGGCGGACCGCGCTGACGGCGCCCGAGGGCAAGGTGATCGCCGACGCGTACGGGATCGCCGTACCGGGCGAGGAGCTGGCGACCGACGTCGAGGAGGCCGTGGCGTTCGCGGCGCGCTTCGGCGGGCCCGTCGTGATGAAGATCGTCTCGCCGGACATCCTGCACAAGACCGACGCGGGCGGGGTCGTCGTCGGCGTCGAGGGCGCCGCGGACGTACGGGCCGCGTTCCACACCATTGTCGACAACGCGCGTGCCTACGACGCCGCTGCCCGTATCGACGGTGTGCAGGTGCAGGAGCTGCTGCCGAAGGGGCAGGAGGTCATCGTCGGGGCGGTCACGGACCCGACGTTCGGGAAGGTGGTCGCGTTCGGGCTCGGCGGGGTGCTCGTCGAGGTCCTGAAGGACGTCACCTTCCGGCTCGCTCCGGTGGACGCCGACGAGGCGCTGTCGATGCTGGACTCGATCCGCTCGGCGGAGATCCTGCGCGGGGTGCGCGGCCAGGCGGGTGTGGACCGGTGGGCCGTGGCCGAGCAGATCCGCCGGGTGTCCGAACTCGTCGCGGACTTCCCGGAGATCGCCGAGGTGGACCTCAATCCGGTGATCGCGACGGCGGAGGGGGCCGTCGCGGCCGACATCCGGGTGATCCTCGCCGAGTCGCAGCCCCCGCCGCGCCGGCGGTACTCCAGGGACGAGATCCTCACGTCCATGCGCCGGCTGATGCAGCCGAGCTCGGTCGCCGTGATCGGCGCCTCCAACGAGCAGGGCAAGATCGGCAACTCCGTGATGCGCAACCTCGTCGACGGGGGCTTCGCCGGGGACATCCACCCGGTGAATCCCAAGGCCGATGACATCCTGGGCCGCAAGGCGTACAAGAGTGTCACGGACGTTCCCGGTGAGGTGGATGTGGCGGTCTTCGCGATCCCCGCCAAGTTCGTGGCCTCGGCCCTGGAGGAGGTGGGACGCAAGAAGATCCCGAACGCCGTGCTGATCCCCTCCGGCTTCGCCGAGACCGGCGAGCACGAACTCCAGGCGGAGATCGTGGAGATCGCCGAGCGGCACGGCGTACGGCTGCTGGGTCCGAACATCTACGGCTACTACTCCACCTGGCAGGACCTCTGCGCCACGTTCTGCACGCCGTACGACGTCAAGGGCGGGGTCGCTCTGACGTCGCAGTCGGGCGGCATCGGGATGGCCATCCTGGGGTTCGCCCGCACCACCAAGACGGGTGTGTCGGCGATCGTCGGGCTCGGCAACAAGTCGGACCTGGACGAGGACGACCTGCTGACGTGGTTCGGGGAGGACCCCAACACCCAGTGCATCGCGATGCACCTGGAGGACCTCAAGGACGGTCGCGCGTTCGTGGAGGCCGCGCGGGCGACCGTGCCGAAGAAGCCGGTCGTAGTACTCAAGGCGGGGCGTACGGCGGCAGGCGCGAAGGCGGCCGGTTCGCACACCGGTGCCCTGGCGGGCGACGACGCCGTGTACGACGACATCCTGCGGCAGGCCGGGGTCATCCGGGCCCCCGGGCTGAACGAGATGCTGGAGTACGCGCGCGCGTTGCCGGTGCTTCCCGCCCCCCAGGGCGACAACGTCGTCATCATCACGGGGGCCGGCGGCAGCGGCGTGCTCCTCTCGGACGCGGTGACGGACAACGGCCTGTCGCTGATGGAGATCCCACCCGACCTGGACGAGGCGTTCCGGAAGTTCATCCCGCCCTTCGGGGCCGCGGGCAACCCGGTGGACATCACCGGGGGCGAGCCGCCGTCGACGTACGAGGCGACGATCCGGCTGGGCATGGAGGACCCGCGCATCCACGCGCTCGTCCTCGGCTACTGGCACACCATCGTCACTCCTCCGATGGTCTTCGCGGAGCTCACCGCGCGCGTGGTGGCCGAGTTCCGGGAGCGCGGGATCGAGAAGCCCGTCGTGGCATCACTCGCGGGCGATGTGGAGGTCGAGGAGGCCTGCCAGTACCTCTTCGAGCGCGGGGTCGTGGCGTACCCGTACACGACCGAGAAGCCGGTGGCCGTGCTCGGCGCCAAGTACCGCTGGGCGCGGGAGGCGGGGGTGCTGGGGGGCGGTACATGAGGTGAGGGAGCGGGGGCCGGCCGACGGTGCGCGTCGGCCGGCCCCGGGACCCGTACGCGCACGAAAGGCATGGGACAGGGGGCGCTGGCCAGATCTTTCGACGCAAGGGGTGCAATCCACGTGACAACCACCGACGTTCCACGGGTCGCCGCCTATCGCGAGCTGACCGACAAGAACGGACGCGTCTATCGCGTCGGCGAGTCCGACATCGACATCATGGGGCGCAAACGCAAGTGGATGGTGATCCTGCCCTGGATCGGCATGATGGGCATCTCCTCCGCCGAGTACGCGTTCGCGTCCGCCGAGGACACCCTGCACACGGCGCACAGCTGGAACAGCATGCACATCTTCTGGATGATGACCGTCTGGGTCTTCTTCCAGGCCGCGGTGGCCTTCCCGGCGGGCAAGCTGCGTGAGAGCGGCAGGCTGCCGGCCCGCTGGGCGATGATGTGCGGAGCGACGGGCACCCTGCTGGGCTATCTGTCGCTGGCGTTCGCGCCGCACGTCGTCTTCGCCTACATCGGCTTCAGCATGTTCAGCGGCATGGGCGCGGGCATGGTGTACGCCACCTGCGTCAACATGGTCGGCAAGTGGTATCCGGAGCGCAAGGGTGGCAAGACCGGCTTCGTCAACGGCGGTTTCGCCTACGGCTCGGTGCCCTTCGTCTTCCTCTTCAACGGCTACATGGACCTGACCAACTTCCGCTGGGTGCTGGTCTCGGTGGGCGTGTTCCTGGCCGGAATCGTGGCGGTCTCCGGCTACTTCTTCAAGGACCCGCCGAAGAACTGGTGGCCCTCGGCGATCGACCCGCTGAACCCGCCCGCCGACCCGCGTGCGGCCCGCTCGCTGCGGATGAACCCGCCGGCGGTCCACCAGTACTCCCCCAAGGAGGCGTGGAAGACCGGCCGGGTGGCCCTGATGTGGTTCTGTCTGGCGTGCACGTCCGGCGTGAACATCTTCGGTATCGCCTTCCAGGTGGACATCGGCGAGGAGGCCGGGTTCGCGGGCGGGATCGTGGCCACGGCCATGTCCCTGAAGGCGATCGTCAACGGAACCGGCCGCGGCGTCATCGGCTGGCTCTCCGACCTCTATGGCCGCAAGCGGTGCCTGCTCGCCGTGTGCGTCATCCTGGGCCTCGCCCAGTTCGGCATCCTCTGGTCGGCGGACAGCAAGAACCTGACCCTGTTCTTGATCTTCTCGGCGATCTCCGGCTTCGGAGGCGGCGCCATCTTCCCGATGTTCGCGGCCCTCACCGCGGACTACTTCGGCGAGAACAACAACGCGTCCAACTACGGCATGGTCTACAGCGCCAAGCTCGTCTCCGGTCTGGGCGCGGGTATGGGTGCCGTGGTCGTCGGTGCCTGGGGGCACTCGGGTGCCTTCATCCTGGCCGGCTCGATCTCGCTCTTCGCCGGCTGCGTGGCCCTGTTCCTCTCCCCGCCGGGACGCGACAAGGAAGAGAGCCGCGTCGTCCCCAATCCCCAACCGCTCGGCGAGGACACGGCCTGATCGTGACGCGCCCGGACAGGGCTCGTGGGCTGGCCGTCCCACGCGTGAGGAGGCCCCTCCCGATGCGGGAGGGGCCTCCTCATGCCACTACGGCTTTCAGCACTTCTCTCTCAGGGAGTGCAGGTGCGCGCTGGACCGGCGCGCGAAGGTGAACGACTCGGCCGGGTTGTCGTGCTCGGCCTGCCAGTGGTGGGCCATGCGGTGGCCGCGCAGCCGGGTGACGGCGGAGATGAAGCGCTGGTAGTCGATGTCGCCGTCGCCCACGTCGGTCATGTTGTAGCCGTAGGGGTTCGACGGGTCGCTCTCGCCGTCCTTCACATGGAACAGCGGGTAGCGGTCCGGCCGCTTGAGGACGTAGTTCAGCGGTTCGAAGGGCGCAGGCTTGCCGTCGGGCCGCTTGGAGAAGCGGAACTGGCCGACGTACGCCCAGTAGATGTCCATCTCCAGGTAGACGAGGTCCGGGTCGGTCTCCTTGAGCAGGATGTCGTAGAGGCGGACCTTGGGGTTGTCCGTCGCGAAGGAGAACTCCTCGGAGTGGTTGTGCTGGTAGAACTTCATGCCCCGGGCCTTCGCCGCCGCGCCGTAGGTGTTGAAGTCCTCGGCGGCGCGCTTCCAGGCGTCGACGGTGGAGCCGTAGCGGAACGGGCCCGAGGCCGTGCCGATGTGCTTGAGGCCGAGGGCCTGGGCGTCGTCGAGGACCTTGGTGAGGTTCTGGGCGAAGGTGTAGGCGTTCTGGTCGTTGGAGTAGTAGCCGACATGGCTGCCGATCGGGTTCAGGCCGTGGTTGCGGGCCAGCCGCTTGAGCTGGGCGAGCGTGATGGGGCCCGCGGAGCCCTGGGTGTAGCCGGCGAACTCGACCTCGTCGTAGCCGTACCTCTCCAGCTCGGCGAAGACGGGGCCGAAGCCGAGGGTGGAGACCTTGTCGCGCAGGCTGTAGAGCTGGATACCGAGGCGGCCGGGCGGCAGGACGGGGCGGCCCCGGCCCTTGGCTCCGGACGCGGTGCCGGTGGCGCCTGTGTTGCCGGTGGTGGCGGTCGCACTGCCGGTGGCGGCCGTCGCGGGGGCCGCGGCGCCGAGCAGGGCGGCGGCGGTGGCTCCGGCGGCCACGCCGAGCATGCCGCGTCTGCTGAGGCGGTGGGTGAGCTCGGGATCGGGCTGGGAGAAGCGGCTCATGCGTGGAACTCCTCGTGATCGCGGGGCGTTGTCAGTGGTGAGTGCTTCACTTGTGACCAGTCGGGACTCAGGCTCTTTCCTCAGCCGAGACCGGCGAGTTCGAGCAGCAGTGACTTCACATCGGTGGCCGCGACGCGGTCACCGACAGCACGGGGGGTGGAGCAGATGAGGAGCGGACCGTCGTCGTCGCTCTCCGGGAGGCGGCCGTGGCTGCCGCGAATAGGTGAGGGGTCCAGGGGCACGACCGCCATGCGGTAGCGCATGCCGAGTTTCTTGCGCGCCAGTGCGGTGGCCGCCTTGACCTTGACGTAGGGGTCGAGGGGATCCATGAAGAGTTCGACCGGGTCGTAGCCGGGTTTGCGGTGGATCTCGACGAGCTGGGCGAAGTCGGGCGCGTGGGCGTCGTCGAGCCAGTAGTAGTACGTGAACCAGGCGTCGGCTTCCGCCACGGCAACGAGTTCTCCCGCGCGCGGATGGTCGAGGTGATGGGCCTTCTTGCCCTCGTCGTCGAGGAGTTGGCCGAGGCCGGGCAGTCCGTCGAGGGCGGCCCGGGTGGCTTCGAGGTCCTCGGGGCGGCGCACATAGACATGGGAGATCTGGTGGTCGGCGACCGCGAAGGCACGTGACGCCATCGGGTCGAGGTACTCCATGCCCTCCTGCGTGTGCACTTCCAGCAGGCCGGCGCGGCGCAGAGCGCGGTTGATGTCGACGGGCCGGCTCACCCGGGTGATGCCGTACTCGGACAGCGCGACGACCGTGCGGCCCTCGGCGCGGGCGTCGTCCAGGAGCGGGGCCAGGGCGGCGTCCAGATCGGCGGCCGCCTTCAGGGAGCGCGGGTCGTCGGGGCCGAAGCGCTGCAGATCGTAGTCGAGGTGAGGGAGGTAGCAGAGCGTCAGATCGGGGTGCCGGGTGCGGTTGATATGGCGGGTCGCGTCGATGATCCACCGGCTGGAGACGAGGTCGGCTCCGGGGCCCCAGAAATGGAAAAGGGGGAACGTGCCGAGCTTTTCGGTGAGTTCATCGTGCAGTGCGGCCGGCCGGGTGTAGCAGTCGGGTTCCTTGCGGCCGTCGGCGTAGTAGACCGGACGGGGGGTGACGGTGAAGTCGGTGTCGGCGCCCATGGCGTACCACCAGCAGATGTTCGCGACGGTGTAGCCGGGGTGGGCACGGCGGGCGGCGTCCCAGAGCTTGTCGCCGGCCACGAGCCCGTTGTGCTGGCGCCACAGGAGGACATCGCCGAGTTCGCGGAAGTACCAGCCGTTGCCGACGATGCCGTGCTCCGAGGGCATGGTGCCGGTGAGGAACGTGGACTGGGCGGCACAGGTGACGGCGGGCAGGACGGTGCCCAGCGGGGCGCGGGAGCCGGACTGGCCGAGCGCCTTGAGACGGGGCATGTGGTCGAGGAGACGGGGGGTGAGGCCGACGACGTCTAGGACGAGGAGGGGTGTGGGGCCTGCCGGGGTCGGGCGGATGCCCGGGGCAGATGGGGCGGTGCCCGGGGCGTCGGCGCCTGGGACGGAAGGGCCGGTGCCCGGGGCGTCGGCGCCTGGGACGGAAGGGCCGGTGCCCGGGGCGGAAGCGTGGGTGCTCACGGCAGCTCCTTCAGGCCGAGGTCCGTCAGCAGGTCTCGGGCGAGGGTGAGTTCGGCGGCGATGCCCTCG of the Streptomyces koelreuteriae genome contains:
- a CDS encoding thiamine pyrophosphate-binding protein is translated as MPDDTQDLISGGHLVAKALKAEGVDRIYTLCGGHIIDIYDGCVDEGIEVVDVRHEQVAAHAADGYARITGKPGCAVVTAGPGTTDAVTGVANAFRAESPMLLIGGQGALTQHKMGSLQDLPHVDMMNPITKFAATVPDTARAADLVSMAFRECFHGAPGPSFLEIPRDVLDAKVPAAKARVPQSGAYRASTRSSGDPEAIERLADLLVHAEKPAILLGSQVWTTRGTESAIDLVRTLNIPAYMNGAGRGTLPPGDPHHFQLSRRYAFSNADVIVIVGTPFDFRMGYGKRLSPEATVVQIDLDYRTVGKNRDIDLGIVGDAGLVLKAVTEAASGRVNGGASRRKEWLDELRAAEQTALEKRLPSLRSDASPIHPYRLVSEINDFLTEDSIYIGDGGDIVTFSGQVVQPKSPGHWMDPGPLGTLGVGVPFVLAAKQARPDKEVVALFGDGAFSLTGWDFETLVRYDLPFVGIVGNNSSMNQIRYGQSAKYGKDRERIGNTLGDVHYDKFAQMLGGYGEEVRDPADIGPALRRARESGKPSLINVWVDPDAYAPGTMNQTMYK
- a CDS encoding nucleotide pyrophosphatase/phosphodiesterase family protein codes for the protein MRPTPAGPTPLLVLDVVGLTPRLLDHMPRLKALGQSGSRAPLGTVLPAVTCAAQSTFLTGTMPSEHGIVGNGWYFRELGDVLLWRQHNGLVAGDKLWDAARRAHPGYTVANICWWYAMGADTDFTVTPRPVYYADGRKEPDCYTRPAALHDELTEKLGTFPLFHFWGPGADLVSSRWIIDATRHINRTRHPDLTLCYLPHLDYDLQRFGPDDPRSLKAAADLDAALAPLLDDARAEGRTVVALSEYGITRVSRPVDINRALRRAGLLEVHTQEGMEYLDPMASRAFAVADHQISHVYVRRPEDLEATRAALDGLPGLGQLLDDEGKKAHHLDHPRAGELVAVAEADAWFTYYYWLDDAHAPDFAQLVEIHRKPGYDPVELFMDPLDPYVKVKAATALARKKLGMRYRMAVVPLDPSPIRGSHGRLPESDDDGPLLICSTPRAVGDRVAATDVKSLLLELAGLG
- a CDS encoding OFA family MFS transporter, which codes for MTTTDVPRVAAYRELTDKNGRVYRVGESDIDIMGRKRKWMVILPWIGMMGISSAEYAFASAEDTLHTAHSWNSMHIFWMMTVWVFFQAAVAFPAGKLRESGRLPARWAMMCGATGTLLGYLSLAFAPHVVFAYIGFSMFSGMGAGMVYATCVNMVGKWYPERKGGKTGFVNGGFAYGSVPFVFLFNGYMDLTNFRWVLVSVGVFLAGIVAVSGYFFKDPPKNWWPSAIDPLNPPADPRAARSLRMNPPAVHQYSPKEAWKTGRVALMWFCLACTSGVNIFGIAFQVDIGEEAGFAGGIVATAMSLKAIVNGTGRGVIGWLSDLYGRKRCLLAVCVILGLAQFGILWSADSKNLTLFLIFSAISGFGGGAIFPMFAALTADYFGENNNASNYGMVYSAKLVSGLGAGMGAVVVGAWGHSGAFILAGSISLFAGCVALFLSPPGRDKEESRVVPNPQPLGEDTA
- the frc gene encoding formyl-CoA transferase, whose translation is MTAPSTKALEGIRVLDMTHVQSGPSATQLLAWLGADVVKLEAPTGDITRKQLRDLPDVDSLYFTMLNCNKRSITLNTKTERGKEILTELIRRSDVMVENFGPGAVDRMGFTWDRIQEINPRIVYASIKGFGEGPYTKFKAYEVVAQAMGGSMSTTGFEDGPPLATGAQIGDSGTGVHAVAGILAALFQRENTGRGQRVNVAMQHAVLNLCRVKLRDQQRLAHGPLREYPNDDFGTEVPRSGNASGGGQPGWAVKCAPGGPNDYVYVIVQPVGWQPISELIGRPELAEDPEWATPEARLPKLNKMFQLIEEWSSTLPKWEVLERLNAHNIPCGPILSTREIIEDRSLVANEMVVTVPHPQRGEFVTVGSPLKLSDSPVEVTGSPLLGEHNEEVYVGELGLGDEEVRLLKSNGVI
- a CDS encoding acetate--CoA ligase family protein, which produces MAEDRLLRVRGLLDSVRAEGRTALTAPEGKVIADAYGIAVPGEELATDVEEAVAFAARFGGPVVMKIVSPDILHKTDAGGVVVGVEGAADVRAAFHTIVDNARAYDAAARIDGVQVQELLPKGQEVIVGAVTDPTFGKVVAFGLGGVLVEVLKDVTFRLAPVDADEALSMLDSIRSAEILRGVRGQAGVDRWAVAEQIRRVSELVADFPEIAEVDLNPVIATAEGAVAADIRVILAESQPPPRRRYSRDEILTSMRRLMQPSSVAVIGASNEQGKIGNSVMRNLVDGGFAGDIHPVNPKADDILGRKAYKSVTDVPGEVDVAVFAIPAKFVASALEEVGRKKIPNAVLIPSGFAETGEHELQAEIVEIAERHGVRLLGPNIYGYYSTWQDLCATFCTPYDVKGGVALTSQSGGIGMAILGFARTTKTGVSAIVGLGNKSDLDEDDLLTWFGEDPNTQCIAMHLEDLKDGRAFVEAARATVPKKPVVVLKAGRTAAGAKAAGSHTGALAGDDAVYDDILRQAGVIRAPGLNEMLEYARALPVLPAPQGDNVVIITGAGGSGVLLSDAVTDNGLSLMEIPPDLDEAFRKFIPPFGAAGNPVDITGGEPPSTYEATIRLGMEDPRIHALVLGYWHTIVTPPMVFAELTARVVAEFRERGIEKPVVASLAGDVEVEEACQYLFERGVVAYPYTTEKPVAVLGAKYRWAREAGVLGGGT
- a CDS encoding sugar phosphate isomerase/epimerase family protein, translating into MSRFSQPDPELTHRLSRRGMLGVAAGATAAALLGAAAPATAATGSATATTGNTGATGTASGAKGRGRPVLPPGRLGIQLYSLRDKVSTLGFGPVFAELERYGYDEVEFAGYTQGSAGPITLAQLKRLARNHGLNPIGSHVGYYSNDQNAYTFAQNLTKVLDDAQALGLKHIGTASGPFRYGSTVDAWKRAAEDFNTYGAAAKARGMKFYQHNHSEEFSFATDNPKVRLYDILLKETDPDLVYLEMDIYWAYVGQFRFSKRPDGKPAPFEPLNYVLKRPDRYPLFHVKDGESDPSNPYGYNMTDVGDGDIDYQRFISAVTRLRGHRMAHHWQAEHDNPAESFTFARRSSAHLHSLREKC